The sequence below is a genomic window from Oreochromis aureus strain Israel breed Guangdong linkage group 12, ZZ_aureus, whole genome shotgun sequence.
TGACAAAAAGGTAAAAACGTTGATGCTAAAGTGATAACCTCAGCTAGGAATGGGTAAACCCAGGGCTGTCGCACCTGCGATGAAAACCAGCTGCCTGTGCAATAAAGTATTTTACATACATAGCACTCGTGCAACACCTTTGCAAGCCgctttgtttttctgctaagaCATGGTAGTTTGTAATTAGCCTTAAATTCTACGGCAACTCCCGCAGTTCCTTTGTGTTTGCCGCCAGTCCGCTGGCAGGATGTATGTGCAGGCGGATTGGAGCAAGTCAGTACTGCGCAGAAGCAGCAAAACAGAGTGAATCAGACAATCTTTATGTCATAGAAAGCAAGATATTTAGGAGAGATAATGTAAACTTCTTGAACGCCCCTGATACCAAGCCAAAGAGGGAATACCTGGTTTCATGGACCACAACGCCAGGTGTGTTATGTAAACGTACATGTGTGGTTTCCACAGAAACGCTGGAATCTCTGCTAAAATCTCATACAAACCATTTCTGCATCCACCACATggctaaaacaacaaacaaataaaagagcATGTAAACAAATGGAAGCCAGTGTTACTGCTCCAGAGAATTTAAGGTGGCAGAGACGGATTTCACTGTGCAAAAACAGGGCTCGTTATGTATGCGTGAAGTAAACTCTTCAAAAACAATTAAAGAACAAACCGTTTTAGGCatgtaaataaagttaaatCATTTGTGTGTTCAATACCTAAGAAATTCCAACTCTTACAGAGTCTGCTAAGATGTGCCAAATTGCAGAACGTGTGGTCATcccttaaccctttaaaaccggtcggagcgggcacgctccgttttgcgtaactatttttaaatcccggtagctctgcaaccacgtaagctagagcaataatcttttttgcatatgaaaccggaggagttgtacttacatcttatgccatcagcttgtcctaggtcacggtttccttccacatatagctttgcaaaaactgcataaaaagcgcttgcagcaacaaaaacataatattcccgaaacacgctttgccgatccgatcagctatTCGTAAAACACTTCCTATCATTAGCGCGAActttcgcatgtccgccattacctggcggaaaccggaagtgacgtcattttcgcggaaatgtagttttttttttttttttgttttgttttttttactatcaGGGCCTCatgagcctatactggtgtttttaaaagttatctttgactttatgactttctgtgtcgtttctgggatgcttagaactcaaattgcactgctagAAATAGTtcattttgatgcatatgctgcttttttgcaaatgtgcattataatatttattttcgtttttcctgcagtatataaaaattggtgtatttcaaaagtaaaactatgaagacactcaaaataaatttcctgtggtgggaaactattttgtgcaacttttttgtatttacagttttgagggataagcctcttaaatttctctaactagaaatatatgttaaaaaaacaaaaacgattttcaattttttttgtagtttattgcacttttttgcaatttatgttattactatgcacttaatgcatacatattattaaaatgtggGCTATAATgattgtattgatgtatatcaacttgaaatgctcccaaaattggcactacagcatgtaaaaatataatataagctctggcggacttggttctatggtaggtcttaaagggttaaaaacctaaaacctctgtaactttgctgcAGAAGTGAAACAGGTCACAGATGATGTCCATATGTTGATTCATGATTTCCTGCAGTGTGTTGTCATTGTTAGGCATTTTtaggcaaataaaaaaaatcttattttccTGTTCcatcctcagtgactttgacactGTAGCACCTGCTGTAATGTTCATGTCTGATGAACTCTCACAACTGTTTACTTTATATTAATACCAAGATAGcttacacagagtttgtaattgtACAGAAATACTCGATTCATTTTGGGCATTTTATTTTCGAGCAGGACCCCAGAATTGACTCTTGGGGTTTAACAGGTTAAAAACCCCACCACCACATTTCATGCTCGTGCTACAACGTTTTGGTCTGTGCCATAAAACTAATAACCTTTGTAGCACCAGTGCTATAagccaacacaaacacagcccTGGGTGGACCTGTTGATGTGTGCTGACACTCGTCTGTGCGGCATCACCTCCTTTGAAACCTTCCCAGTGAAATCATGACATTGGCTGACTGGTTTTACTGTCATTTTCTGGACCATAAATCAAATGTGCCTTTGAGTAACAGAGCTGATAAGTTGTGATAAGTTGCTCAGAGTATTTGTTTTGAAGGCAAAGAGAAAGAAGCCAAGTGCCCCGGAGAAACCAGCCAAGAAAGCAAAGAGTGGAGAGAGCTCCAAGCCCGGGGGCTCGTCCAGGGGTGGCAGTAATGGTGACGACAACATGTTCCAGGTGGGTGCCACGTGTACTAGCTTTGGATTTTTGAGgttgaaaaaatatattttgttgttgttgttattattgttattgttattattgttattgttgtctttattatttttattcccCCTTCATTATTGACTTCTTTTGGATGTAAGCCCCAAATATGAGCATCTTATGTATAGATTTTTAAGCCTTTGTAAAATTAACATTGAAtagtaaaaataattttaggATATTTTGGATAAACAAACCCAGGAAGATGGAAACATGACAGTCAGTTTACTTCTTGCAGATTGGAAAGATGAGGTATGTCAGCGTCAGAGACTTCAAGGGTAAAGTCCTCATCGACATCAGAGAGTACTGGATGAACCAAGATGGAGAGATgaaaccagggaaaaaaggtAGTTACCagagtgaagcagctgtgtttTCATGATTAGGGTCAGTGTAAAGCTTAAGGACATGTTTATCTGAAGAAGTACGCTACGACTGGCTTATTGatgattttactgttttttgctttaaaatctgtttttattttctttaggtATCTCCTTGAATCCCGAACAGTGGAACCAACTGAAGGACCAAATCTCTGAAATTGATGATGCCATTAAGAGAATATAAGCATTCCTTCCAGTGTTGAATCTGTTGAACTAACTAAATATGTTGGCTTttgtaaaaagaagaaaaaagcctGGGATTATTTTCTAATGGGTTTGTTTAATTTGtagttcatatatatatatatatatatatatatatatatatatatatatatatatatatatatatatgtagttgTCTGCATATTCTGGGTTTGTCTGTGAAACCTTTTTCTCAGCTATGGTAGTAAAGGTGTGGGAGAGAGTATGTGGTTATGGGTAGGGTACACCAAtagtcatgtttttgtattatagaataaaaacaaagactaGCTTAATGTTTCAGTCAATGTGTAAGATCGTGTTCAGAATTGATCACGTGGGTCGAAGTCTTcatgtgcttttctttttcatatgcAGCTGTTAGTTGGTAGGTCTCATCTCTGAAACCCAGCCTGGTTTGTCGTGTttcacagtgctgtgcaaaagtcttgagccaagtCTCAATCCTGTTTCACACTTTGTTGTAATtgtttaaagtggtcttgagttCTGCAGGCTTTCTGAGGGTGccatgtttttctttggacacttaCTGCATTTTCACTTCAGTCCTTGTATCTGTCCATGTTAAGCAGCGTAACACCGACCTATAAAAACCACCGAACTCAAGAGATCGACcactgttgtgtctacacataaccaCTCAACACAGACCCAGTTTGAAATGGTATCTTTAGGTTACTAGCAGgctttcacaaaaacacatctgtagcatttctttagctgaatcaaTGAAAAATGCCATACTGGTTTGACTGGTatgaaatagtatttttgcaccaacaaggcgATGATCGGAAAACTTGCCATATTATAAAAGACAAAGTGGCAGGTCTAAAAACTGTCAGCAGATAAATCAGTATTTGAAAGTCATGTCTTTAAGAGAAAGGGAAGGTgtccagcaggaaactgaagaagcttctcagacgAGAGGTGAAACTCTTCAAAGAAAGTCCAGACACTTGTCTTTCCAAGCTTCTTAGACtgcgatgacctggatgactgagaaccttcagaCACAGAAAGCTCCTGACATtaaactgaagcctcatcaagGGTCTAAGgctggctgtcaagaagctgcTAAGGAAGGGAAACCGATGGGTGAGGTACGGACTGGAAAGTGGCAACGGGTTGTCTGGAGTTATGAATCCAGGTTTTACATTTTGTTGGTTTGTACAGAAGAGGGGAGAGGTTCAACAGTGTCCACAGCCTGAAATACAGAATCTGTATTTCAGTCTGCTCTTGGAGGAGATGTCATCATTAATGAAATAATGAATCTAGAAGTATCATCAGAGTAACTGCCAATGCAATGATGCTTGATTGGCAAAGGCTTCGTTTTTCGGCAGTGATGTCAAACACATGCCAACACAGTAAAACTAAACTAAGGAAGAGCAGCGTCACTGATTGGTCCGCCCCACAGCCTGGATCtccacatcactgaagcagTCATTATCTTGACAGAGGACATAACAGAGCAGCCCACCGGGGAGATCTAGAGacattttcttagggtggcaaatTAAAAACCATTTATTTTCACACATATGCACCTGTTACATTCTGTAATATGTATTATATATGGTTATAGAAGTATACACGTTTCATATAAATGTAGTCTACAACTTTATTTACTTTAGTCCACATAATTCAACATTTCAGTCACATAAAATATGTGAActttgattttatgttctaGCCTGTAGTTCTGTATGTAGCCCAGTAAGTATAAAATCAAGGAAGCTACACAGGATGGTTAACTTACAAACACAAGTATAACTTtcacactctttttttttattagcaaTAATTAAAGTGTTACATGCACTATGAACACATTTTCACCAAAAATGTaaacttcatttttcatgatttatTGGCGTGACCCTGTGGGGTCCAGGTCAGATGATTTTGTTCTACTTTGTATTGTAGTGATCTCACATGTCTGAACTTACAATAATGTTTTTCATTGACAttctgtattaacacaattgatctgaaatcacacaaaaaacataaaaacggAGTAGGacaaatatgtctgtgaaggttctcagtaaTCCAGGTCAACTTGGTTTAAGGAGCTTTCCTTAGAGTaggaaaaagttatattttcttactgtaaaaaccacaaacatgtttactgaaTGATTTTCATGACTTGAAATGCAGATATAAATTGCAAATTTTGAAAGCTTAAGCACAAATATTTGttccactccaaaaaatagtttcTGTCCAGCAAAAGGCAGAGGAGCACAATCAGGCCTGTAAGCAGGAGGCGTATCACTCCGCCTGTTTACATtacaatctgcctttggtgggtTTTTAGCACAGTGACACTCAGAAGTCGCCTCATTGTTTTGACACACAAAGCAAATCAAACACTACACATTGACTACACAACATGACCCACTAAAGATACACTAAACTAGGGGctgggatagctcagtaggtagagtggtcgcCCCCCCCCGATCGCAAGGTTgggggtttgaatccactgaacggctactctgagcaaggtaccgtccctacacacggTTCCCTGGGTGCCTGCTTAGTGGCTGCCCACTGAGTGAATGGGGCAActaatttccccacggggatcaataaagtatacattatcattattactaAAGTCACAaatcaccagtgttgggactaacgcgttac
It includes:
- the sub1b gene encoding SUB1 regulator of transcription b; the encoded protein is MPKSKEVLSSTSGSDSDSEVETKAKRKKPSAPEKPAKKAKSGESSKPGGSSRGGSNGDDNMFQIGKMRYVSVRDFKGKVLIDIREYWMNQDGEMKPGKKGISLNPEQWNQLKDQISEIDDAIKRI